Proteins from a genomic interval of Chroococcidiopsis thermalis PCC 7203:
- the nadB gene encoding L-aspartate oxidase, producing MLQNLNHFDVIVVGAGAAGLYTALCLPSHFRVGLIAKETINLSASDWAQGGIAAAIAADDSPQLHVEDTLQAGAGLCDRASVEFLAHKAPESIQSLVGMGVAFDRRDRELALTIEAAHSRRRVLHAADTTGRQVIATLTARVLERQNIQVIPQTIVLSLWLNPQTGHCEGISLFDSNRILWLRARAVVLATGGGGQVFAQTTNPKLSTGDGVAIAWRAGAMLRDLEFVQFHPTALTKPGADRFLISEAVRGEGAHLMDDTGKRFAFDYHPAGELAPRDVVSRAIYSHLQRTSADPATACVWLDLRSIPEAKIRQRFPNIIQVCQHWGIDVFQEPIPVAPAAHYWMGGIAADLTNRTSIPGLYAVGETASTGVHGANRLASNSLLECVVFGAQMALLKDEVEGRKDEYTGSDFSLYPLSFSLSEIDWLSQQTTIEAIRYELPRLVWQSAGICREQQGLERAIAQVQLWQQAFITLPLSQFLLQLPPGQPAHINVSDLSANLPANSLEIEQSLRLWSETRNLLDIAYLILKSAAFRTESRGGHYRLDYPHTDPHWQAHTLIQYEQWWKSEPTAT from the coding sequence TTGCTACAAAACCTCAACCATTTTGATGTCATAGTCGTAGGAGCTGGAGCCGCTGGACTCTACACGGCACTGTGTCTACCAAGCCACTTTCGCGTCGGTTTAATTGCAAAAGAAACGATAAATCTGTCTGCAAGTGATTGGGCGCAGGGTGGGATTGCTGCGGCGATCGCGGCTGATGATTCTCCTCAGTTGCATGTAGAAGATACGCTGCAAGCGGGGGCTGGGTTGTGCGATCGCGCATCTGTAGAGTTTCTGGCTCACAAAGCACCGGAATCCATTCAATCTTTGGTAGGCATGGGGGTTGCCTTTGACCGTCGCGATCGCGAATTAGCATTAACCATAGAGGCTGCTCACTCCCGTCGTCGCGTCCTCCACGCCGCCGATACTACTGGTCGCCAGGTCATTGCTACCCTGACAGCGCGGGTTCTCGAACGCCAGAACATTCAAGTTATTCCCCAAACCATAGTTTTAAGTCTGTGGCTGAACCCCCAAACTGGACACTGTGAAGGTATTAGTCTCTTTGATAGCAATCGCATTCTCTGGTTGCGCGCTCGTGCTGTCGTCCTAGCAACAGGTGGCGGAGGTCAAGTGTTTGCCCAGACAACCAACCCCAAATTGAGTACGGGTGATGGCGTGGCGATCGCTTGGCGGGCTGGAGCCATGCTGCGAGACTTAGAATTCGTCCAGTTTCACCCGACTGCTCTGACCAAACCTGGAGCAGACCGATTCTTAATCAGCGAAGCGGTACGCGGTGAAGGAGCGCATTTAATGGATGATACGGGTAAGCGCTTTGCTTTTGACTATCACCCAGCAGGAGAGCTAGCACCCAGAGACGTTGTTAGTCGTGCCATATACAGCCATTTGCAGCGTACCTCAGCCGATCCTGCTACTGCCTGCGTCTGGTTAGATTTGCGATCGATCCCAGAGGCAAAAATTCGTCAGCGGTTTCCCAATATCATTCAAGTGTGTCAGCACTGGGGCATCGATGTTTTTCAGGAGCCAATTCCAGTTGCTCCCGCCGCCCACTACTGGATGGGAGGAATTGCCGCAGATTTAACAAACCGCACTTCAATCCCTGGTTTGTATGCTGTCGGAGAAACAGCTAGTACGGGAGTTCACGGCGCGAATCGTTTAGCAAGTAATTCTTTGCTGGAGTGTGTCGTCTTTGGGGCGCAGATGGCTCTATTGAAAGATGAAGTAGAAGGGAGGAAGGATGAATACACCGGATCGGATTTTAGTCTTTACCCTTTGTCGTTTAGTTTGTCAGAGATTGATTGGCTGAGCCAGCAAACCACAATTGAAGCTATCCGTTACGAACTGCCGCGTTTGGTCTGGCAGAGTGCGGGTATCTGCCGCGAACAGCAAGGATTAGAGCGGGCGATCGCGCAGGTACAATTGTGGCAACAAGCATTTATTACTCTGCCCTTGAGTCAGTTTTTGCTTCAACTTCCGCCTGGACAACCAGCCCATATCAATGTTTCCGATCTTTCAGCCAATCTTCCGGCAAATTCTCTTGAGATAGAGCAGTCTTTGCGTCTGTGGAGCGAAACCCGCAATCTTCTTGATATTGCTTACTTAATTCTCAAAAGTGCTGCCTTTCGTACCGAAAGCCGAGGCGGACATTACCGCTTAGATTATCCTCATACCGATCCTCACTGGCAAGCTCATACTCTGATCCAGTACGAACAGTGGTGGAAATCCGAACCGACCGCAACTTAA
- the psbU gene encoding photosystem II complex extrinsic protein PsbU: MKKLIRLLTILSVLVGCLGWLGISQPAIATNLSDFSLRTVPILAVESPARSSNRADAKLATDFGKKIDLNNTNVAAFRRYPGLYPTLARKIVQNAPYENVEDVMELPGLSERQKQTLEANIGNFTVTDVEAAYTMGDDRYNNGIYR; encoded by the coding sequence GTGAAAAAATTGATCCGTTTATTAACAATTTTGAGTGTATTGGTAGGTTGTTTGGGATGGCTGGGCATATCCCAACCCGCGATCGCTACTAATCTTAGCGATTTTAGCCTGCGTACCGTACCAATCCTAGCTGTAGAGTCTCCGGCTCGATCGAGCAATCGAGCAGATGCGAAGCTGGCAACAGACTTTGGCAAGAAAATCGATTTAAATAACACAAACGTTGCTGCTTTTCGGAGATACCCAGGACTTTATCCCACTCTAGCTCGTAAAATCGTTCAAAACGCTCCCTACGAAAACGTAGAGGATGTGATGGAATTACCTGGACTATCCGAGCGTCAAAAACAAACTCTAGAAGCTAATATCGGTAACTTTACCGTTACTGATGTAGAAGCTGCCTACACAATGGGTGACGATCGCTATAACAACGGCATCTACAGATAA
- a CDS encoding DUF3120 domain-containing protein, with protein sequence MINSTLPTYTSPTPTIRSVSTETSDTIVQPSNLESSNLDLVQSISAQKAKQQTWWAFGAAVFLVSVPVFIEAPLVRSLPLLSLGITLIWVWLSLVLMSRPSSHLWGDILLGFSWSWLAGSIYWGWLRWEPLLHLPVEAIGLPFAIVCLRRNWGKVGNFFYLGSLLGTVVTDLYFYIADLIPYWKQVVQVEPTLVAPILRSALAQVYTPWGLSWAAVLVLVLLAGGVLSLRARQTHWWAFSGAVLSTILVDSLFWLAAALA encoded by the coding sequence TTGATTAATTCTACTTTGCCTACCTACACCAGTCCCACACCTACGATTCGCTCAGTCTCAACTGAAACGAGCGATACCATCGTCCAGCCATCAAATTTAGAATCGTCAAACTTAGATCTAGTACAATCCATCTCAGCTCAAAAAGCCAAGCAGCAAACATGGTGGGCATTTGGAGCGGCTGTATTTTTGGTATCTGTACCAGTTTTTATTGAAGCGCCGCTGGTGCGATCGCTACCACTACTAAGTTTGGGAATAACCCTAATTTGGGTGTGGCTGAGTTTAGTATTGATGTCTCGTCCTTCTAGCCATTTATGGGGCGATATTCTCTTGGGGTTTAGCTGGAGTTGGTTAGCTGGCTCGATTTATTGGGGATGGTTGCGCTGGGAACCACTGCTACATCTTCCAGTTGAGGCGATCGGGCTACCGTTTGCGATCGTCTGTTTGCGGCGTAATTGGGGCAAAGTCGGTAATTTTTTCTATCTAGGCTCTTTATTAGGTACAGTCGTCACCGACCTCTACTTTTACATCGCCGATCTAATTCCTTACTGGAAGCAAGTCGTACAGGTCGAACCAACATTAGTCGCACCAATTCTTCGCAGTGCCTTGGCACAAGTGTATACCCCCTGGGGGTTGAGTTGGGCAGCGGTCTTAGTGTTGGTGTTGCTAGCAGGGGGAGTCTTGTCCTTGCGCGCTCGACAGACTCACTGGTGGGCATTTAGTGGAGCAGTGTTGAGTACAATTTTAGTAGATAGCTTATTCTGGCTAGCTGCGGCACTAGCTTAA
- a CDS encoding CHAD domain-containing protein: MASSTLSGKNTLGDRAVLAIKKHFEKFLKHEADVIADSDPEALHQMRVGMRRLRSAIAGFAPAIDLPKPVQEKKIGKIARILGSLRDLDVLRESLENKYKPALPADEQEQLDTALVYLYKRRRKVFAKVHETLTGDRYQELKQALEKWLSQPQLQPIAQMPIQATLPDLLLSEVGRLLLHPSWLVGTKLQDEQVVVQTGQTPEQAKQQLIDNAPLLHSLRKETKRARYQMEVFANFYGASYETYLEDLKAIQSILGQFQDSAVLSEFLADALQSKIEKNMPTLANLLAEHNYQAWQQWQSLQQRYLNLESRKGLHMSILMPTWENVKNGQSTEHDTILSQQS, encoded by the coding sequence ATGGCATCGTCTACACTAAGCGGCAAGAATACTTTAGGCGATCGCGCTGTGCTGGCAATTAAAAAGCACTTTGAAAAATTTCTCAAACACGAAGCAGACGTAATCGCAGATAGCGACCCAGAAGCATTGCATCAGATGCGCGTAGGAATGCGGCGCTTGCGTAGTGCGATCGCGGGTTTTGCTCCAGCCATCGACTTACCGAAACCAGTCCAAGAAAAAAAAATTGGTAAAATTGCCCGTATTCTGGGTAGTTTGCGAGATTTAGACGTACTGCGAGAATCATTAGAAAACAAATACAAACCCGCTTTACCTGCTGACGAACAAGAACAATTGGATACAGCGCTGGTTTATCTGTATAAGCGGCGGCGGAAGGTTTTTGCGAAAGTACATGAAACTTTAACAGGCGATCGCTATCAAGAACTGAAGCAGGCTTTAGAAAAATGGCTATCTCAGCCCCAACTGCAACCAATCGCCCAGATGCCAATTCAGGCGACTCTACCAGATCTACTTCTATCTGAGGTTGGTAGGCTACTGTTACACCCAAGTTGGTTAGTAGGAACCAAATTACAAGACGAACAGGTAGTAGTACAAACAGGACAAACACCAGAACAGGCAAAACAACAACTCATCGATAACGCCCCTCTTCTCCACAGTCTGCGTAAAGAAACCAAACGCGCTCGCTATCAAATGGAAGTCTTTGCCAACTTTTATGGAGCTTCTTACGAAACTTACCTTGAAGATCTCAAAGCCATTCAGAGTATTTTAGGACAATTTCAAGATAGTGCCGTACTGTCTGAGTTTTTAGCAGATGCTTTGCAATCAAAAATTGAAAAAAACATGCCAACTCTCGCTAATTTGTTAGCAGAGCATAATTACCAAGCTTGGCAACAATGGCAATCTCTACAACAGCGATATCTCAACTTGGAAAGTCGCAAAGGCTTGCACATGTCAATTTTGATGCCCACCTGGGAAAACGTCAAGAACGGGCAAAGTACAGAACACGATACTATTCTCAGCCAACAGAGTTAA
- a CDS encoding alpha/beta hydrolase produces the protein MKMSEYSNNLLAIAREVQATESKLSLIAETTGSQFLIQPNSEKICLFFHGFTAVPEQFALIGKAFYQAGYHVLIPLLPGHGIAGEWNGDNPPPLPEDPQIYQEFGRHWLEIARSGGKEIIIGGLSGGSTLAAWLALEYPDRINKTLIFAPYLSGSNKVVDLFVRIFNIYFEWWQDPQVASFGYDGFAMPALRVFLDMGTEVLEKAQTQKAAPMLIVSSESDRAVGNREHEKLFNAAVQLQPKSWYICFDDVWDIPHNMMTQAEGNEHVDLLISLTLAYVNSNATWAEMVTLCDRLKQVDFPTAIAQLNLHGRIASAMATIMGIIDTSIEKLRD, from the coding sequence ATGAAAATGTCTGAATATTCCAATAATTTATTAGCGATCGCCCGTGAAGTTCAAGCTACAGAAAGCAAACTGTCATTGATAGCAGAAACGACTGGCTCGCAATTTTTAATCCAGCCGAATAGTGAAAAAATTTGTCTTTTCTTTCATGGATTTACGGCAGTTCCAGAACAATTTGCCCTGATAGGCAAAGCATTTTATCAAGCTGGATATCACGTTCTCATTCCCTTACTACCAGGACATGGTATTGCAGGTGAATGGAATGGAGATAATCCGCCACCACTACCAGAAGATCCCCAAATTTATCAAGAATTCGGTCGTCATTGGTTAGAAATTGCTCGATCTGGAGGCAAAGAAATTATTATTGGCGGTTTGTCTGGTGGGAGTACTTTAGCTGCATGGTTAGCTTTAGAATATCCCGATCGAATAAATAAGACTTTAATATTTGCACCCTATTTAAGTGGAAGTAATAAAGTCGTCGATCTATTTGTCAGAATTTTTAATATCTATTTTGAATGGTGGCAAGACCCTCAAGTAGCTAGTTTTGGTTATGATGGTTTTGCCATGCCAGCTTTACGAGTTTTTTTAGATATGGGAACGGAGGTATTAGAAAAAGCCCAAACTCAAAAGGCTGCACCAATGTTAATTGTATCGAGTGAAAGCGATCGCGCTGTAGGAAATCGAGAACACGAAAAGTTATTTAACGCCGCAGTTCAATTACAACCTAAATCTTGGTATATCTGTTTTGATGATGTGTGGGATATTCCCCATAACATGATGACTCAAGCAGAAGGAAACGAACACGTCGATCTGTTGATTTCCCTGACTTTAGCGTATGTTAATAGCAATGCTACCTGGGCAGAAATGGTAACATTGTGCGATCGCCTGAAACAAGTCGATTTTCCAACTGCGATCGCACAACTAAACTTGCATGGGCGAATTGCATCTGCAATGGCGACGATTATGGGAATCATTGATACTTCTATCGAAAAACTGAGGGACTAG
- a CDS encoding phosphate/phosphite/phosphonate ABC transporter substrate-binding protein has translation MPYSPGRTIILWSLIGFASTTVIAGIVLSIWRWVQPCAVGEKRFWTNCYRDLQAQPLKIGVSATSPIEDYQALASHLQEQLGVRVIVDRNTPFPEIRDRLDLEDWDIAFTGSPGFSIAAEDNNYIGVAVMYPDRPLYDRAALFVKADSKIKSIADIQPNTTIALGSSASVPTFLIPIYVLYGKTLKIGRGYHPREAINLVKTGKVDIGAGLYTAIKDDPALRAIYISQPLPGVGVYLSPRLLNFDRELIKIAMLNANPEIKAKAKYIAGQIPDYSELRKIITRAEEVSSCLKSTQNYFNWQVPVNLFCQERSPRKSAIR, from the coding sequence ATGCCTTACTCTCCTGGCAGAACGATAATTCTATGGTCGCTGATTGGTTTCGCGTCTACCACGGTCATTGCTGGTATCGTACTGAGTATCTGGCGCTGGGTGCAACCTTGCGCAGTCGGGGAAAAAAGGTTTTGGACAAATTGCTATCGAGACTTGCAGGCACAACCGCTGAAAATTGGAGTGAGTGCTACCTCTCCAATAGAAGATTATCAGGCTTTAGCTTCCCATTTACAGGAGCAATTAGGCGTTCGGGTCATCGTCGATCGCAATACGCCTTTTCCAGAAATTCGCGATCGCCTCGATCTCGAAGATTGGGATATTGCCTTTACTGGTTCTCCCGGCTTTTCTATTGCTGCTGAGGATAATAATTATATTGGTGTGGCTGTCATGTACCCCGATCGACCACTTTACGATCGAGCAGCGTTATTTGTGAAAGCTGATAGTAAGATTAAATCTATTGCCGATATTCAACCAAACACGACAATTGCTTTAGGTAGTTCCGCATCAGTCCCAACTTTTCTCATCCCAATTTATGTTTTATATGGCAAAACACTTAAAATTGGTAGAGGCTATCACCCTAGAGAAGCGATAAATTTAGTTAAGACTGGAAAAGTTGATATTGGTGCTGGTCTGTATACCGCTATTAAAGACGACCCAGCATTACGAGCGATCTATATTAGTCAGCCTCTTCCTGGTGTAGGAGTTTATTTATCTCCTCGGCTTTTGAATTTCGATCGAGAATTAATCAAAATAGCCATGCTCAACGCCAATCCAGAAATTAAAGCTAAAGCTAAATATATTGCGGGTCAAATTCCTGACTATAGCGAACTCAGAAAAATTATCACTAGAGCTGAAGAAGTTTCTAGCTGCCTCAAATCGACGCAAAATTACTTTAACTGGCAAGTCCCAGTCAACTTATTTTGTCAAGAGCGATCGCCAAGGAAATCAGCGATTCGCTAA
- a CDS encoding carotenoid oxygenase family protein, translating into MQTTTKPSITKAWAKAIAQPATEFSPTPLPVIAGGIPSNLRGTLYRNGPARLERGGMRMGHWFDGDGAILAVDFNSNSPLSQGGEGRAIASYRYVQTAGYQEEAAANRLVYGNYGMTAPGAFWNRWLKPIKNVANTSVLPLPDKLLALWEGGKPHALDLQTLETKGEDILSGLSHGLPYSAHYKCDPHTGEIFNFGISPGINANLNLYKSDRTGKILQKATFTLDGVPIVHDFVLAGQYLVFFVPPVRVNALPVLLGLSCYSDALEWQPQLGTQFLIFDRETLTLVSRGETEPWYQWHFANGYVDPSGTIIVDLVRYEDFQTNQYLKEVATGETHTPAPSSLSRVHLNPNLGKVTAIEQILDRSCEFPIGLPHLIGQAASPTFLSVHRSGVNSGAEMFDAIAKFDSQTQSLTVADFGENCYPMEPIFAPDPQNPASGWIVTVVYDGNRDRSEVWIFDSDRLDAPPVCKLELPSVVPMGFHGAWRQA; encoded by the coding sequence ATGCAGACAACTACAAAACCTTCCATAACGAAAGCCTGGGCGAAAGCGATCGCCCAACCTGCAACAGAATTTTCTCCCACTCCCCTACCTGTCATAGCTGGGGGAATCCCTTCTAATTTACGCGGAACTCTCTATCGCAACGGTCCCGCCAGATTAGAACGGGGTGGAATGCGGATGGGGCATTGGTTTGATGGTGATGGGGCAATTCTCGCCGTTGATTTTAATTCTAATTCCCCCCTTTCTCAGGGGGGTGAGGGGCGTGCCATCGCCTCATACCGCTACGTGCAAACTGCTGGTTATCAAGAAGAAGCCGCCGCAAATCGCCTGGTGTATGGTAATTATGGGATGACAGCCCCAGGTGCGTTCTGGAATCGATGGTTGAAGCCAATAAAAAATGTGGCAAATACCTCTGTTTTACCTCTACCGGATAAACTCTTAGCATTGTGGGAAGGTGGTAAACCGCACGCTTTAGACTTGCAGACTTTGGAGACAAAAGGCGAGGACATTTTATCTGGATTAAGTCATGGTTTACCTTACTCTGCTCATTACAAGTGCGATCCGCACACGGGAGAAATTTTCAACTTTGGGATTAGCCCTGGAATTAACGCTAACTTGAATCTCTATAAAAGCGATCGCACGGGTAAAATTCTGCAAAAAGCTACATTTACCTTAGATGGCGTGCCGATCGTTCATGATTTCGTCCTAGCAGGACAGTATTTAGTCTTTTTCGTGCCTCCAGTTAGGGTAAATGCGTTACCCGTGCTGTTAGGCTTGAGTTGTTACAGCGATGCTTTAGAATGGCAGCCTCAACTCGGCACTCAGTTTCTCATATTCGATCGCGAAACCCTTACCCTTGTCAGTCGTGGCGAAACTGAACCTTGGTATCAATGGCATTTTGCTAACGGTTACGTCGATCCTAGCGGTACGATTATTGTGGATTTGGTGCGGTATGAAGACTTTCAGACCAATCAATACTTAAAGGAAGTGGCAACGGGAGAAACTCATACGCCTGCACCCAGTAGTTTATCGCGAGTTCATTTGAATCCAAACTTGGGTAAAGTGACGGCGATCGAGCAGATTTTAGATCGCAGTTGTGAATTTCCGATCGGATTACCTCATTTAATTGGGCAAGCTGCTTCTCCTACTTTTCTCTCCGTTCATCGTTCGGGGGTAAATAGCGGTGCAGAAATGTTTGATGCGATCGCTAAATTTGACTCGCAAACTCAATCTCTGACGGTTGCAGATTTTGGCGAAAATTGCTATCCAATGGAACCAATTTTTGCCCCCGATCCGCAAAATCCTGCTTCTGGTTGGATCGTTACGGTAGTCTATGACGGAAATCGCGATCGCAGTGAGGTCTGGATTTTCGATAGCGATCGCTTAGATGCACCACCTGTCTGTAAATTGGAATTACCTAGCGTCGTACCGATGGGATTTCATGGGGCGTGGCGACAAGCGTAA
- the hemJ gene encoding protoporphyrinogen oxidase HemJ yields MAYFWFKAFHLVGIVVWFAGLFYLVRLFIYHVEADEQPEPARTILKNQYQLMEKRLYSIITTPGMLVTVAMAIGLLTTEPEVLKQGWLHVKLAFVVLLLGYHHYCKRLMRQLEKNECKWSSQQLRALNEAPTVMLVAIVLLAVFKNNLPTNATVWAIFGMIVAMAATIQLYAKKRRLDKERLIAQVPQE; encoded by the coding sequence ATGGCTTATTTTTGGTTTAAAGCGTTTCATCTGGTTGGCATTGTTGTTTGGTTCGCTGGGTTATTTTACTTGGTGCGGCTATTTATCTATCATGTCGAGGCAGACGAACAGCCGGAACCCGCCCGTACTATTCTCAAGAATCAGTATCAATTGATGGAAAAGCGACTGTATAGCATTATTACCACTCCTGGGATGCTGGTGACAGTTGCAATGGCAATTGGATTACTGACGACGGAACCGGAAGTCCTGAAACAGGGATGGTTGCATGTCAAGTTAGCATTTGTCGTACTGCTATTGGGCTATCACCACTACTGCAAACGGCTGATGCGACAGTTAGAAAAAAATGAGTGTAAGTGGAGCAGTCAGCAATTACGGGCATTGAATGAAGCCCCAACTGTGATGTTAGTGGCGATCGTATTGCTAGCCGTATTTAAAAATAACTTACCTACAAATGCTACCGTCTGGGCAATTTTCGGCATGATTGTGGCAATGGCAGCAACAATTCAACTTTACGCCAAAAAGCGGAGGTTGGATAAGGAAAGGTTAATAGCACAAGTACCGCAAGAGTGA